CAAGATATGGGACCATGGGCTCCACGGAGAAGGCCAGATCGTGGGCATCGGCGACAGTGGGATCGACTACGACATGCCCTGGTTCCGTGATCCGGCAGGGACAACCATCGGGCCTATGCACCGGAAGGTCGTCGGTTACGATCCGACCTACGGCGATGATTACGATTCCAACTCCGGTCATGGAACCCATGTGGCCGGCTCTGTGGGTGGCGACCGTACCCCCGTCGACGGCCTTGCAAACGCTAACGGCATGGCCCCCAAATCCAGGTTCTTTCTCCAGGATATCAGCCCCGGTGAAACAAGGTATGTCTACCCACCTTCAGACTTGGGTCTCATGTTCATAACTGCGTATAACGCAGGCGCCAGGCTTCATACCAACAGTTGGGGGGGCGGCGGCAGTTCCTATAATGCAGCTGCAATGAGCGTCGACCGCTTCATGTGGGAACATAAAGACTTCCTGGCCCTTTTCGCCAATGGTAACGCCGGTCCCGGAGTCGGCAGTGTGGGATACCCGGCTTCAGCCAAGAGCGTTGTCAGCGTCGGGGCCACGGAAAATGGAACAGGTGCAGAAAATATCGCCTCCTTCAGCTCAAATGGCCCCACTGCAGACGGCCGCATCAAGCCAACAATAACAGCGCCGGGAGTCAATATCATCTCGGCTGACTCCGACGGAATCAAAAACAGCAACAACAGCGGCACCCTCTCCTATAGCGGTACTTCCATGGCCACTCCCACGGTGGCTGGAGCAGCGGCATTGGTCAGGCAGTATTACACCGAAGGTTTCTACCCAGGGGGAGCGGCCAATTCTGCTAATGCCTTCACACCCTCAGCCGCCCTCATCAAGGCAACCCTGGTGAACAGCGGCCAGAACATGAGCGGCAGTAACACCGACGACGTGATCCCTTCCAGCGGTCAAGGGTGGGGAAGGATCAATATTTCAAAAACCCTCAGCTTCAGCGGTGACGCGAATACGCTTGAAGTCCTGGACAATAACACCGGATTGGCCACCGGCGAAAGCTGGAGTCAGCCCTACTTTGTCACCGGCGACCATGCCCTGAAGGCGACCCTTGTCTGGACAGACTATCCCGGTGCAGTAGGCGCCGCAAAGGCGCTCGTCAACGATCTGGACCTGACAATTACGGCACCAGACGGGACCACATATACCGGGAACGTCTTCTCCAACGGCGAATCAGCGGCCGGCGGCAATGCCGACAGGCTGAACGTGGAAGAGCAGATCCTCATCAAAGCGCCGAATAAAGGCACCTATACCATCACCATCAGCGGGTATAACATTCCGAACGGGCCACAACCGTTCGCCCTTGTCCTTACCGGCGCTTCCGGGGTAACCTCCAAAGGGATGATCAGTCTCAACAAGAACAGGTACAACGCAGCCGGCACCGTAGAGATAAAGGTGGCCGACCTCGACCTCAATAGCGACAGCACAACACTTCAGGAAGTATATGTAAACATAAAGAGCGACACGGAGCAGGCAGGCGAGCGTGTGAGACTTGTTGAAACCACCCCCGACTCGTCAGTCTTTACCGGCACGGTCGGCCTCAGGCTCGGTGCTCCGGCCTCAAACAACGGTTATCTTGAGGTAATCGGGGGCAACACCGTTACCGGTACCTATGAGGACGCCAACGACGGTACTGGGTCTCCGGCCACGGCAACCGCTACGGCCCTGATCGATATCACCCCCCCGGTCATATCGTCGGTAACCGTTGATTCCATATCCGATATCGGTGCAACAGCCGCATGGCTGACAGACGAACCGGCCGATTCTACCATTAACTACGGTGAAACAGGCGCCCTCGGCTCCTATAAATCCGACTTCAAACTGTCAACCCAGCATGGTATCGGCCTTGGAAACCTCAAAGAAGCCAAGACCTACTACTATGAGCTTTATTCGACCGACGAGGCCGGAAACCTTGTAAAAAGCGACAACGGCGGAAGACTATACAGCTTCACCACGGCAAACGTTCCACCGGAACTGACCGCCAACTCCTCGAACGGCTATGACACGTATCTCCCCGAGTCGAACATATACGGGACTGCGACCGACCATTCCGGAATCGCCTCGATTACGGTCAACGGGACGGAAGCCACTTACCGTTCAAGCGACGGATATTATGAACTGGCGGTTCCACTGACACTGGGAATGAATAACTTCACCGTCATTGCCACCGATACTCTCGGTAATGCGCAAACGACGGGTGTGAGTATTAATCGTCTCCAGCCCCCCGACCTGGTGATGCAGACAATCGCTGGTCCTCCGACAGCGGGAACAGGAGCCTCGGCTGCCATAACCGATACCGTGTGCAATATCGGGGTGGGAAACTCAAATGCCTTTTCGTTAGGATTATACCTTTCATCCGACAACAGTATTGCCACAAGCGATACACGCGTTGGCAGCCGGTCAGTAGCTTCTCTTGCAGCAGGACAATGTTCTTCGGGGACGACCACCGTAACTCTTAACGGCAGCATGGGGAGTTACTATGTCGGCGCGATAGCAGATTACGCCAATGTACAGTACGAGGCCGATGAGACCAACAACAGCCTGGCAGGAAACCTGCTTGAACTGCGAGGTCCCGACTTGGTGGTAACCTCAGTATCCGGTCCGACCGTCATCGACACCGATACCGACAGCACGCCACCGGCAACCGTCGTGGTCAAAGTAAAAAATATCGGGGAAGGCAGGGCGTCCAACACCTTCCTGGTCCGTCCCTACCTCTCGACTGACAACGCGATCACCACGGCCGATACTTCCCTGGGTGCCCAGTACATCTACGGTCTGGCCGCAGGGGAAGAGGTAACACTGACCTTCACCACCACCATTCCCCGTGGAGCCGGGGGTGCCACACCCTATTACTTCGGAGCCATAACCGACACCGGCAACGCCAATACCGAGATTGACGAAGCCAACAATGCTCTTGCCGGAAACCTGGTTACGGTCAACCGCACCCAGGTGACTCCCGATCTCGTCGTCACTTCCGTTGCCGGTCCGACCGTCATCGATACCGATACCGACAGCACGCCACCGGCAACCGTCACCGTCAAAGTCAAGAACAGCGGTAACGGCAGGGCATGGAACACCTTCCTGGTCCGTCCCTACCTCTCGGCTGACAACGCGATCACCACGGCCGATACTTCCCTGGGTGCCCAGTACATCTACGGTCTGGCCGCAGGGGAAGAGGTAACACTGACCTTCACCACCACCATTCCCCGTGGAGCCGGGGGTGCCACACCCTATTACTTCGGAGCCATAACCGACACCGGCAACGCCAATACCGAGATTGACGAAGCCAACAATGCTCTTGCCGGAAACCTGGTTACGGTCAACCGCACCCAGGTGACTCCCGATCTCGTCGTCACTTCCGTTGCCG
This region of Geotalea daltonii FRC-32 genomic DNA includes:
- a CDS encoding CARDB domain-containing protein, with the translated sequence MYRYRLSRMLGLLLPVLIILGGVGISHAQNRVQINGYNFDLKEGEPSVPAVLDTADEQEPDKGPPENGRQKKRSDRKWIVQFDGPVHEADKKQLAELGARIGDYVPDFAFIVSMDNKTTNEVKKLPFVSGVVRYKPAYKIHQNLKDESGELRVQKGKKVKLHIKLDSKENQSQVLSIVHGKKGKVLDVSGDLLRVEVNQEDIAQLAQIEEVLSVEEATDLQLLNDTSKWVIQTYTSNNTKIWDHGLHGEGQIVGIGDSGIDYDMPWFRDPAGTTIGPMHRKVVGYDPTYGDDYDSNSGHGTHVAGSVGGDRTPVDGLANANGMAPKSRFFLQDISPGETRYVYPPSDLGLMFITAYNAGARLHTNSWGGGGSSYNAAAMSVDRFMWEHKDFLALFANGNAGPGVGSVGYPASAKSVVSVGATENGTGAENIASFSSNGPTADGRIKPTITAPGVNIISADSDGIKNSNNSGTLSYSGTSMATPTVAGAAALVRQYYTEGFYPGGAANSANAFTPSAALIKATLVNSGQNMSGSNTDDVIPSSGQGWGRINISKTLSFSGDANTLEVLDNNTGLATGESWSQPYFVTGDHALKATLVWTDYPGAVGAAKALVNDLDLTITAPDGTTYTGNVFSNGESAAGGNADRLNVEEQILIKAPNKGTYTITISGYNIPNGPQPFALVLTGASGVTSKGMISLNKNRYNAAGTVEIKVADLDLNSDSTTLQEVYVNIKSDTEQAGERVRLVETTPDSSVFTGTVGLRLGAPASNNGYLEVIGGNTVTGTYEDANDGTGSPATATATALIDITPPVISSVTVDSISDIGATAAWLTDEPADSTINYGETGALGSYKSDFKLSTQHGIGLGNLKEAKTYYYELYSTDEAGNLVKSDNGGRLYSFTTANVPPELTANSSNGYDTYLPESNIYGTATDHSGIASITVNGTEATYRSSDGYYELAVPLTLGMNNFTVIATDTLGNAQTTGVSINRLQPPDLVMQTIAGPPTAGTGASAAITDTVCNIGVGNSNAFSLGLYLSSDNSIATSDTRVGSRSVASLAAGQCSSGTTTVTLNGSMGSYYVGAIADYANVQYEADETNNSLAGNLLELRGPDLVVTSVSGPTVIDTDTDSTPPATVVVKVKNIGEGRASNTFLVRPYLSTDNAITTADTSLGAQYIYGLAAGEEVTLTFTTTIPRGAGGATPYYFGAITDTGNANTEIDEANNALAGNLVTVNRTQVTPDLVVTSVAGPTVIDTDTDSTPPATVTVKVKNSGNGRAWNTFLVRPYLSADNAITTADTSLGAQYIYGLAAGEEVTLTFTTTIPRGAGGATPYYFGAITDTGNANTEIDEANNALAGNLVTVNRTQVTPDLVVTSVAGPTVIDTDTDSTPPATVTVKVKNSGNGRAWNTFLVRPYLSADNAITTADTSLGAQYIYGLAAGEEVTLTFTTTIPRGAGGATPYYFGAITDTGNANTEIDEANNALAGNLVTVNRTQMTPDLVVTSVAGPTVIDTDTDSTPPATVTVKVKNSGNGRAWNTFLVRPYLSTDNAITTADTSLGAQYIYGLAAGEEVTLTFTTTIPRGAGGATPYYFGAITDTGNANTEIDEANNALAGNLVTVNRTQVTPDLVVTSVAGPTVIDTDTDSTPPATVTVKVKNSGNGRAWNTFLVRPYLSTDNAITTADTSLGAQYIYGLAAGEEVTLTFTTTIPRGAGGATPYYFGAITDTGNANTEIDEANNALAGNLVTVNRTQVTPDLVVTSVAGPTVIDTDTDSTPPATVTVKVKNSGNGRAWNTFLVRPYLSADNAITTADTSLGAQYIYGLAAGEEVTLTFTTTIPRGAGGATPYYFGAITDTGNANTEIDEANNALAGNLVTVNRTQVTPDLVVTSVAGPLSANTGQMVPVTLKVKNAGNGRAWNTFLVRSYISADNEITTADTSLGAQYIYGLAAGEETTITINGTVPSTFVSGTYYFGGIADTGNANAELNETNNALAGNEIVITKL